From Pedobacter sp. MC2016-14:
ATCCAGTATAGCAATACCACCCCTAGGTTGCGGTAATGGCGGGTTAAAATGGGAGAAAGTTAAACCTATGATTGAGCAACATCTAGGTCATCTGTCTGACGTAGATATCCAAATCTTTGAACCTAATGAGGCGGTTAAGGAGTTACTTAAACAGGAGGAAAACAAGGACGTTAAATTAACTTCGGCACGAGCTATGCTATTATATGCTATGTTCTATTACGATTCTCTTGGTGAAAACACTAGTCTTTTTGTGGCCAATAAACTAGCATATTTTTTGCAGCGCTTAGGAGAGAAGTCGTTGAATAAGTTGAAGTTTACCGCCAGTCACTACGGTCCTTATAGCGTTGGAGTGGAACATGTCGTACATGCATTGAACGGAAAATATATTAAGGGTTTGGAGCAAATGAGTGCTAAGGCTTTTGAACCTTTGGATTTGCAATACGACAAATTAGACGAATTAAAAAATTATGTAAAAAAAGAGTTTACTGCTGAGCAGAAAACAAGACTCGCGAATCTAGTTAAATTGATTGATGGCTTTGAGTCAGCATTATCTTTGGAAATACTCGCTACAGTTGACTTTGTTAAAAAAGAAAATCCAGGTATAGATAGACAAGGAATAGTTGAAAAAATTGCAAAATGGTCTGAGCGCAAACAAAAATTGTTCAAACCTAGATACATCGATATCGCTGACCAACAATTGTCGGAATATAAAACTACATTTTCATTAAATTAACTGTTTTATTTTCAGTCCCCGCCTAAAAAAAAGATCTATCCATTGGCAAAGCACAATCGCGCTAAGCACGGTAAAAGGCTTTGATTTTATTGAAAGTAGCTTTCGCGGCCCCGATGTTTGGTAATCCTACGCAAGCAAATTGCCATCAGCATTATTGTTTTCGTTTAGGTTTTAGAATAACCTTGCAGCAAGAACCATGATCCTAAGATAATATATTGTTGGATCAAAATAATCTATTTGGTTTTATTCATCTTGAAGAAAAATGGTTTTTCTTCAACAACCACAGGCTTCGGCGCTGTAGCTAGTAATGCTCTAATGTCAGATCTTAAAAGCTTAATTGCTAAGTCTTTATTAATCATCTTCTTTTGGTCTTTGTCACTATCTGTAAATTGATACCAATAGCAATTTTCTGAAAGCCTTAATACGTTTGATGGCAGCGATTTTAATTGAAGGAATTCAGCATTTCCTGAGGTATTGAATACTTTTTCAACGTAAGCTATGCCAGGACGCAAATGTAATGGTGTTTTAATTTGTCGGTGTTTGGGTGAAACTTCAGCATCATGACCTTGAAGATATAGAATTCCGAATTTCTCCCGATCGCAATAGGTATTTAACAGAAGAACCTGATTAGAATCTAGCTTCAGAATAGCATTATAGGCGGGATATTGGTATCCCGCAAGCTCAAGCTCTTCAATAATTATAGGTGTTACCTCTAAAGTGCTTAACCAGGCAGTTGTAATTTGTTTTCCTGTTAACTGAAGGGAACTGGTTGGATTACCGGCATAAAAACAGCCGCTTCCCGCATAGCGGATATAAAAGTCGTAGTAATTGCTGGTGTCAATTTTTGATTCTATATTTTGGGCATTTGCATTAAAAGCCAATGCTAAAAGCAAAATGGATAAGAATTTTGCAGGCATATTACTGATCCTGGCGGGGCAGAGCACGAAATTGTTCATGTTTGAAAGTGAATTTTGATGCAGCTAAGTTAGTGAATTTAGCTAATTTTCCTTCTTGTTTTAAAAAAGAATTGGCTTTCTAAATTAAAAAGTACTTACTAGACATAAAATCAAAAATGATGTCCAAAATAAGAAAATCATAGCAGAAATGCTCCTAAATTGGGTTATAAATTCATAGAACTTCCTAACTTTGTAAAGAGAGAGGCTGAGCTTGTAACTGACAGAAATAAATGGATTTATCTGCTTAAAAACCTCAGCAGTATAGACAAAATACCTGCGGTATTAAACAAAAGGATGTTTCAGCAGGTTTTTAAGATAGCAGAACTTAATAAAAGCTAACAGAGGAGGAAAAAGCGATGTACAATTCAAGTTTAAAAGCTAAAATAGATTACGAGAATACAATTTCCTTTGCGGAAGAGAAGGCTTTTGAAAAAGGCCGCCATGAAGAGGCTTTGGAAATAGCCCGCAACTTGAAAAATAAAAAAATCGATATTTATATCATCTCGGATACAACTGGTTTGTCAATCCAGGAGATCGAAAAGCTATAGGGTAACTTAGAATAAATAGAAAAAGATCTATCCGTAGGTTACAATACAGTTTTACTTTCTAATCTTTAAATATGAAAACATTAGCAATTTTATGCTTTTTCTGGATTCAAATGACCTGCTGTATGGGAGCTGAAATATTGGACTGTAAACAAGATACAATACAACCAACATACAAAGAGGGCATCCCTTCCATAATGAAATATTTTAGCCAAAGAATTAGTCCTATCCTGAGCAAATGTGTGGATTTGGAAAAGGAGTCACCGCCCACTTCTTTACACATGGATATTGTCATTGATTCAAATGGTAAAGTTTTAAATGTGATTTTCGTTAGAGATAACGTTTCTCCTAAATGCAAGGTGGAAATTAAGAAAGAGGTTTTAACCATGGATTCTTGGACACCTGCGATGCTCAATGGTAAATCATTAAAGGGCACTTATCACTTTCGCATGAGTTGCATCTTATGGTCAATCTAAATCCTAGACAACCGTAAAAAAAAATAACATATAAATAGTAGATCGCATAATAGGCGGCTCTATTTTTGATCAACAAAGTTGCTATCTTAGTCGTCTAAATTGATACTAATGAAACGCACCATCTTACTGTTTTTTATCGCTGCCTCCTTTTATTCCTGTTCAAAAAAAAGCGATGGTCCGGAAGTACAAATTCCAATTGAGGGAACTTACATCAGCGCTAATAGTTTGGAGTTTAAGCCTATAAGGATGTTTACGGTAAATGGAGAAGTGCAAGATGTTCAAGTCATAGCTAATTTTGTGTCTCAAAAAAAACTTCAAGATTATTTTAGAGTGCAGCCGGGAAAAGTAGCACAGGAAATTGAGTTTTCGGTGGTTGTAAATGCTGATAAGTCTGTTGAGGCTAAGAATGGATCAGAAATAATTCAAGCTTCGCTAACCAATTATGAAGGAAACATTGCAAGAGTT
This genomic window contains:
- a CDS encoding macro domain-containing protein — its product is MRFLKGNLLTAKVQALVNTVNTVGVMGKGIALQFKEQFPENYRLYVAACKKKEFNIGDLLVVKEVTMQGDQLIINFPTKTEWFKKSQYDFIEKGLQRLAEVIVDYKISSIAIPPLGCGNGGLKWEKVKPMIEQHLGHLSDVDIQIFEPNEAVKELLKQEENKDVKLTSARAMLLYAMFYYDSLGENTSLFVANKLAYFLQRLGEKSLNKLKFTASHYGPYSVGVEHVVHALNGKYIKGLEQMSAKAFEPLDLQYDKLDELKNYVKKEFTAEQKTRLANLVKLIDGFESALSLEILATVDFVKKENPGIDRQGIVEKIAKWSERKQKLFKPRYIDIADQQLSEYKTTFSLN
- a CDS encoding Rpn family recombination-promoting nuclease/putative transposase; its protein translation is MGYKFIELPNFVKREAELVTDRNKWIYLLKNLSSIDKIPAVLNKRMFQQVFKIAELNKS